From a region of the Hemibagrus wyckioides isolate EC202008001 linkage group LG06, SWU_Hwy_1.0, whole genome shotgun sequence genome:
- the LOC131354391 gene encoding matrix-remodeling-associated protein 5-like yields the protein MKLCERRRRMGAMSGCLLVMLTLLVVFSDVAVSCPRPCACYVPSEVHCTFRSLTLIPSGVPRLVRRMNLGFNSISQLDKDSLAELRKLELLMVHGNNIHQIPEGVFRDLMSLQVLKMSYNKVKVITGRTLSGLIRLVRLHLDNNHIEFVHPDAFRGMTSLRLLHLEGNHLQKLHPSTFSTFSLLNHFPVSTIKHLYLADNYLTFLPREMLRNMPHLESLFLNGNPWTCDCRLDWLQDWMARHSGVMKCKKDKAHATDQLCPVCSSPQHLSGKQISEQKEFKCTGPVISNSPGKDISQEEHLSELLSLEDFKSPFGNIMLNLTDEHGNTVDLSCQVVKPRESAEIMWNYTESLQISANMTLLFDFECPMDREKYTRLWRLLAYYSDVALHLSREIMLSKEPELSYRYRQDIERDAYYYTGVRANILSHPSWLMQSYVNIKLNRPYSTSKTVKLIFTTQMSSTTDSEQARRQKRSWVMIKQNNATQTTFSSVVGSMIEMHCSVMSSGAPTIQWMLPDGSKVRASFNSPNNRLSVSSMGKLLIKAVDHSDAGVYYCIAELLGDVDLLSFRLSVVESSRPPVGEEVKIAFEKFVGESVYLPCNTTASPDADVNWIFPDGSVMNAKANSSRGFIFSNGTLFIPHCRPDDNGNYKCVALNQHGEDTLSAKITVKRRQGTQPLRRYPMGPLSAAGVSTKVKAIFEDMEESSGDDTGQNRMSSNRGFMHQRRGPHSTSQAYPVRNLQRHFPGHRKPIKKGLNGQQRKGNRIKLNKTNNRVDPQRWADFLAKIREKAVPNTTTPSSYPSTPAENVQTVDPEPLNNIEGSSPDDASSLKEERNTIIIFHTNAQPVTAPSHIEYQTMSPETSIKSDKVTLRPVKTTATPNYVTTEINILQGNHVNTLTTSTSHREERQRNQLENNPAAPNSELENELGISVKSSDVKESYTMNEKDSTQWTNSTSTQATKVISTNVIKQRASSTSYSRKPWNSRRRFGSRGRINRIRLRPSSSLITSRPQLFTAPKATGTHKPLITTTLSTTLTAGTSAYSTAPYITSTQYLKSATDNDCNGNDQMNVSLLADNINILTHKLEAIPQHSTIQRTELTLNVPQHGLRHRIHLTTPAVTVTTSLRRANKETSVKSWQNVQTFTTEIPKNYHTVSTSQPEADYKTLAATQAEFTSQLSALKPSQEPVTEDDAAYTSPHISESHPEERLNNLQILETTHKPVKSSTNPVKLIQTPVIDPYEDTKTEDLQQKSFSHSTVKQGQAGFLTTTLHTLPNEHDSVFPITTPGPQVGQGELLLSNISNPSGIISTVASPTTKAKVKISTKPFTTTSTPMTPSIKTTESAINSPILTTIFGETTSLKPSIPIADNGIPVYSRNPSTNHIPDGNHGRTLDYKHPNHRHPFIIHQTSSDTNLSVDNVRAGSDGTIRSSLSPKSFTTTIQRTMTSPTPTAKPLSRIQTGVVATNQHLGMNLLLPQLPDVPILRARPRITTANLTTVTVNAKTDVQFPCNSVGEPKPFLTWTKISTGAVISANSRIQRFEVQPSGSLIIHNVQLQDRGQYVCAARNQYGIDQMVVTLMVLAQMPKILHPWQHDMTVYLGDYVNLECQSQGLPHPQISWVLPNQTVVQAVSTREQRLMLFSNGTLHLKQTRYPDSGIYKCIASNVAGAATISIRLHVTALPPIIQQQPQENHTISEGQTMYIHCSAKGAPNPVIRWVTFSGMQIRPSQFINGNLFVFPNGTLYIRNPTENDSGTYECVALNVMGIARRRVSVMVKRAFSTAKITFTSPLRTDVSYGGYLRLDCSASGSPEPKIIWKTPVKKLIDAHFSFDHRMKVFSNGSLTIQSVTDKDHGDYLCLARNKFGDDFVLLKVTVMMKAARIERKQFNNHKVLYGGDLKVDCIASGLPNPEIKWSLPDGTMINSIMQSDDNGVHTKRYVVFDNGTLYFNDVGIKEEGDYTCYAENQIGKDEMKIRIRVVAAAPIIHNNTFEVIRVSHGETASLTCRVIAQPSPTITWLSPNNHIIALPASDKYQLTSDGTLEIHKVQLLDRGNYTCLAKNTAGTDKKVVSVEVVTSAPIINGLKSLVTRAEETAEKDQRILLHCKAEGTPYPQVMWIMPGNVVLPAPYYGSRFMVHRNGTLEIRNLRKSDSVQLVCIARSEAGEARLQVQLHVIERVEKPKLKSLPTETVQLISGVSVILNCSMEGPPYPEITWFLPSGTTLLSGTSIFPFNHLPDGALIITEPSVSEEGIYRCLGRNSAGSVERRVTLQSSQKPVISSKYSSLVSIINGENLQLNCLSSGNPEPKLTWTLPSGETLTRPQRMGRYTIFDNGTLTVQQASVYDRGTYLCNSANEHGSSSMTVAVIVIAYPPRITAGPSAVTYGRPGIAIKLDCMAIGIPKPEVLWEMPDKFQLKSGPQVRLYGNRYIHPQGALVIQNPSSRDSGFYKCTAKNLIGSDSKATYVYVF from the exons ATGAAGCTGTGTGAAAGACGTAGAAGGATGGGAGCCATGAGTGGATGTTTGCTGGTGATGCTAACGTTACTTGTCGTGTTTTCGGATGTTGCCGTGTCCTGTCCTCGTCCGTGTGCCTGTTACGTCCCTTCTGAAGTGCACTGCACCTTCCGCTCACTCACCCTCATCCCCTCAGGAGTACCACGATTAGTGCGGCGCATGAACCTTGG atTTAACAGCATTTCCCAACTTGACAAAGACTCTTTAGCTGAACTGAGGAAACTGGAGCTTCTGATGGTGCATGGAAACAACATCCATCAGATCCCAGAGGGTGTTTTTCGAGACTTGATGTCCTTGCAG GTTCTGAAAATGAGCTACAATAAAGTCAAAGTGATCACAGGTCGCACTTTATCTGGTCTCATACGCCTTGTACGGCTGCACCTGGACAACAACCACATCGAATTCGTCCATCCTGATGCCTTCAGAGGGATGACATCACTTCGTCTGCTACATCTTGAAGGGAACCATCTTCAGAAGTTGCATCCTTCTACATTCAGCACCTTCTCCTTGTTAAATCATTTCCCAGTCTCTACAATCAAACATCTCTACCTAGCAGACAATTATCTGACATTCCTGCCAAGAGAAATGCTGAGAAACATGCCGCATCTAGAAAGCCTTTTCCTCAATGGAAACCCCTGGACCTGCGACTGTAGGTTGGACTGGCTTCAGGATTGGATGGCACGCCATTCAG GCGTGATGAAGTGCAAGAAGGACAAAGCTCATGCCACAGATCAGCTCTGTCCtgtttgttcctcaccacagcATCTGAGTGGAAAACAAATCTCTGAACAGAAGGAATTCAAGTGCACAGGGCCAGTCATTAGCAACTCTCCAGGGAAAGACATTTCACAAGAGGAACACCTCAGTGAACTTCTTTCTCTGGAGGATTTCAAGTCACCTTTTGGAAACATTATGCTGAACCTGACAGATGAACATGGAAACACGGTGGACTTGAGCTGCCAAGTTGTGAAGCCGAGGGAGTCTGCAGAAATCATGTGGAACTACACTGAGTCTTTGCAGATCAGTGCTAACATGACTCTCTTATTTGATTTTGAATGCCCGATGGACAGGGAGAAGTATACGAGATTATGGAGACTGCTTGCATACTACAGCGACGTTGCTCTGCACCTGAGCAGAGAGATTATGTTAAGTAAAGAGCCTGAACTGAGCTACAGATACAGACAGGACATTGAGAGAGACGCATACTATTACACCGGAGTCCGAGCTAATATTCTGTCCCATCCATCTTGGCTCATGCAATCATATGTGAACATAAAGCTCAACAGGCCCTATTCCACGTCAAAGACTGTAAAGCTCATTTTCACGACTCAGATGTCTTCCACCACAGACAGTGAGCAGGCAAGACGACAGAAGAGATCCTGGGTTATGATCAAACAAAACAATGCAACCCAGACAACGTTTAGTTCAGTCGTGGGCAGTATGATTGAGATGCACTGCAGTGTGATGAGTTCTGGAGCTCCGACCATTCAGTGGATGTTGCCTGATGGCTCTAAGGTTAGGGCATCTTTCAATAGCCCCAACAACCGGCTGTCTGTCTCTAGTATGGGTAAACTTCTTATCAAAGCAGTGGATCATTCAGATGCTGGTGTATATTACTGTATTGCTGAATTATTGGGAGATGTAGACCTTCTTTCTTTTCGTTTATCAGTTGTTGAATCCTCCAGGCCCCCTGTGGGTGAAGAGGTCAAGATTGCTTTCGAGAAATTTGTCGGGGAATCTGTTTATCTACCATGCAATACCACTGCATCACCAGATGCTGATGTGAACTGGATCTTTCCAGATGGTAGTGTGATGAATGCCAAAGCAAACTCATCTAGAGGTTTTATCTTCTCCAACGGAACACTCTTCATTCCTCACTGCAGACCTGATGATAATGGAAATTACAAATGTGTGGCTCTGAATCAACACGGTGAGGACACTCTTTCCGCAAAGATCACTGTTAAGAGACGGCAAGGAACACAACCTCTCAGACGGTATCCCATGGGGCCCCTGTCTGCGGCAGGTGTGTCTACAAAGGTCAAAGCAATTTTTGAGGATATGGAGGAGTCATCTGGTGATGATACAGGCCAGAACAGAATGTCGTCAAATAGAGGTTTTATGCACCAAAGGAGGGGACCACATTCAACGTCACAAGCATATCCAGTCAGGAATTTACAAAGACATTTTCCAGGCCACAGGAAGCCAATTAAGAAAGGTCTGAATGGACAACAAAGAAAAGGGAACAGGATaaaactgaacaaaacaaacaacagagtAGACCCACAGAGATGGGCTGACTTTTTGGCCAAAATTCGTGAGAAAGCAGTTCCAAATACCACAACACCTAGCTCTTACCCAAGCACTCCAGCAGAAAACGTTCAGACTGTAGATCCAGAACCTCTCAATAACATAGAGGGATCTTCTCCAGATGATGCGAGCTCTCTGAAGGAAGAGCGAAACACCATTATCATATTTCACACCAATGCCCAACCAGTCACAGCTCCTTCACATATAGAATACCAGACAATGTCTCCTGAAACAAGCATTAAGTCTGACAAAGTCACGCTGAGACCCGTGAAAACCACAGCTACACCTAATTATGTTACCACCGAGATAAATATCCTGCAGGGGAACCATGTAAACACTTTAACTACCAGCACTTCACACAGAGAAGAAAGACAACGAAACCAATTGGAAAATAACCCAGCTGCTCCCAATTCAGAGTTAGAGAATGAGCTTGGCATATCAGTGAAGTCTTCTGATGTTAAGGAATCTTATACAATGAATGAAAAGGACAGTACACAATGGACAAATAGCACTTCAACACAGGCAACCAAAGTCATTTCAACTAATGTCATAAAGCAAAGAGCTTCATCTACTTCATATTCCAGGAAACCCTGGAACTCCAGGAGGCGATTTGGAAGCAGAGGACGAATAAACCGAATAAGACTAAGACCATCCTCGTCCCTAATCACTAGCAGACCACAGTTATTTACAGCACCCAAGGCCACTGGAACACATAAGCCATTAATCACTACAACCCTGTCCACCACACTAACAGCAGGCACATCAGCTTATTCTACTGCTCCATATATTACTTCTACCCAATACCTGAAATCCGCAACAGACAACGATTGTAATGGTAATGATCAAATGAATGTCTCCCTGTTAGCTGATAATATCAATATACTAACCCATAAACTGGAGGCAATTCCACAACATTCCACAATCCAGAGGACTGAACTAACTCTAAATGTCCCACAACATGGTTTACGCCACAGAATACACCTTACAACACCAGCAGTGACTGTGACCACATCTCTGAGGAGAGCAAATAAAGAGACATCCGTAAAGAGCTGGCAAAATGTGCAAACATTCACTACAGAGATCCCAAAAAATtaccacactgtttctacatcTCAGCCAGAAGCAGATTATAAAACTCTTGCAGCCACTCAAGCAGAGTTTACATCCCAACTTTCAGCACTAAAACCATCTCAGGAGCCTGTCACTGAGGATGATGCAGCATACACCAGTCCTCACATATCTGAATCCCATCCAGAGGAAAGACTCAATAACTTGCAAATACTTGAAACTACACATAAACCTGTCAAATCTTCAACTAATCCAGTCAAACTCATTCAAACCCCAGTTATAGATCCATATGAAGACACTAAAACAGAAGATTTACAACAGAAGTCATTTTCTCACTCTACAGTGAAACAAGGGCAAGCTGGGTTTCTAACTACAACGCTTCATACTCTTCCCAATGAACATGATTCTGTTTTTCCCATTACGACTCCAGGCCCCCAGGTGGGACAGGGAGAGTTGCTGCTGTCTAACATAAGCAATCCCTCTGGTATTATTTCAACAGTGGCATCACCAACCACTAAAGCCAAGGTTAAAATATCAACAAAACCTTttacaacaacatcaacacccATGACACCATCAATTAAAACCACAGAGTCTGCAATTAACTCCCCAATTCTAACCACTATTTTTGGAGAAACAACCTCATTAAAACCTAGCATCCCTATAGCAGATAACGGAATTCCAGTTTACTCAAGAAACCCTTCGACTAACCACATTCCAGATGGGAATCATGGAAGAACCCTTGATTATAAGCACCCCAACCACAGACACCCATTTATCATCCATCAAACATCATCAGATACCAATTTATCTGTGGATAATGTCAGAGCAGGCTCTGATGGTACAATTAGATCAAGCTTGTCACCAAAGTCTTTTACAACCACTATTCAGAGGACAATGACAAGCCCAACACCAACTGCAAAGCCTCTGAGCAGAATTCAGACAGGTGTAGTTGCTACAAACCAGCACCTTGGCATGAATCTCCTACTTCCTCAGCTACCAGATGTTCCTATACTGAGAGCAAGGCCCAGAATCACCACTGCTAATCTTACCACAGTCACTGTGAATGCTAAAACAGATGTGCAGTTTCCGTGCAATTCTGTGGGGGAACCTAAACCTTTTCTTACCTGGACCAAAATCTCTACAG ggGCTGTTATTTCTGCAAATTCTAGAATCCAGAGATTTGAGGTCCAGCCCAGTGGAAGTTTAATAATCCACAATGTTCAGCTCCAGGATCGTGGCCAGTATGTTTGTGCTGCTCGGAATCAATATGGTATTGATCAGATGGTGGTTACGTTGATGGTTCTGGCCCAAATGCCAAAAATCCTGCATCCATGGCAGCATGACATGACCGTGTACTTGGGAGACTATGTGAACCTAGAATGTCAATCACAGGGTCTTCCCCATCCCCAGATAAGCTGGGTGCTTCCGAATCAGACGGTAGTTCAGGCAGTCAGCACAAGGGAGCAGAGGCTAATGCTTTTTAGCAATGGGACACTGCATCTGAAGCAGACTAGATATCCAGACAGTGGAATCTATAAGTGCATCGCCAGTAATGTGGCTGGAGCAGCAACAATATCGATTCGGCTCCATGTTACTGCACTTCCGCCCATAATCCAGCAACAGCCACAGGAAAACCATACCATTTCCGAGGGTCAGACTATGTACATCCACTGCAGCGCTAAAGGAGCCCCAAATCCAGTGATCCGATGGGTCACCTTCAGTGGCATGCAAATCCGCCCTTCCCAGTTCATCAATGGAAATCTGTTTGTCTTTCCCAATGGGACGTTATACATTCGCAACCCAACAGAAAACGACTCTGGTACCTATGAGTGTGTTGCTTTAAATGTCATGGGCATAGCCAGGAGacgtgtgagtgtgatggtgaagaGGGCTTTCTCTACAGCTAAAATTACCTTCACATCACCACTAAGAACTGATGTCAGTTATGGTGGCTACCTAAGGTTAGACTGCAGTGCTTCTGGAAGCCCTGAACCGAAAATCATCTGGAAAACGCCAGTGAAAaaactcattgatgcacatttCAG cTTCGATCACAGAATGAAAGTCTTCAGCAATGGCAGTCTCACCATTCAATCAGTAACAGACAAGGACCATGGAGACTACCTCTGTCTGGCCAGAAATAAATTTGGGGATGATTTCGTTCTCCTGAAAGTGACTGTCATGATGAAAGCAGCCAGAATAGAGCGGAAACAGTTTAATAACCACAAGGTTCTTTACGGAGGAGATCTAAAGGTAGACTGTATAGCATCGGGCCTCCCGAACCCTGAGATCAAATGGAGTCTTCCAGATGGCACCATGATTAATAGCATCATGCAGTCGGACGACAACGGAGTGCACACAAAGAGGTATGTTGTATTTGACAACGGTACCCTCTATTTTAACGACGTGGGCATAAAGGAGGAGGGAGACTACACGTGCTATGCTGAGAATCAGATTGGCaaagatgaaatgaaaattcGTATCAGAGTAGTGGCAGCTGCCCCAATCATACACAACAACACTTTTGAGGTGATCAGAGTGTCACATGGGGAAACAGCATCACTTACTTGCAGGGTAATAGCACAGCCTTCACCAACAATAACATGGCTTTCCCCAAACAACCACATCATAGCCCTGCCAGCATCAGATAAATACCAGCTTACCAGTGATGGGACTTTAGAAATCCATAAGGTTCAACTGTTGGACAGAGGAAACTACACTTGCTTAGCCAAAAATACAGCAGGTACAGACAAGAAGGTGGTTAGTGTGGAAGTTGTGACTTCAGCGCCCATCATAAATGGACTAAAAAGTCTCGTGACCAGAGCAGAGGAGACTGCTGAGAAGGACCAGCGGATTCTGCTGCACTGCAAAGCCGAAGGAACGCCATATCCCCAAGTCATGTGGATAATGCCGGGGAACGTTGTGCTTCCAGCTCCTTACTATGGCAGCAGGTTCATGGTTCATCGCAATGGTACTCTTGAAATTCGCAATTTACGCAAGAGTGACTCTGTCCAGTTGGTCTGCATAGCTCGCAGTGAGGCAGGAGAAGCCAGACTGCAGGTACAGCTTCATGTTATAGAGCGTGTTGAGAAACCAAAGCTGAAAAGCTTGCCAACAGAGACTGTCCAATTGATCAGTGGAGTCTCTGTGATTCTAAACTGCTCCATGGAAGGACCCCCCTATCCTGAGATCACTTGGTTCCTTCCAAGTGGAACAACCCTATTGAGTGGAACAAGCATTTTCCCTTTCAACCATCTCCCTGATGGAGCTTTGATCATCACAGAACCTTCTGTGTCAGAGGAAGGGATTTACAGATGCTTGGGCCGTAACAGTGCAGGTTCTGTGGAACGCAGAGTGACTCTACAGTCCAGCCAGAAACCTGTCATCAGTAGCAAGTACAGCTCATTGGTCAGCATTATCAATGGAGAAAACCTGCAGTTAAACTGTCTGTCAAGTGGTAACCCAGAACCCAAGCTTACTTGGACCCTACCAAGTGGAGAAACCCTAACTAGGCCACAGAGAATGGGTCGATACACCATTTTTGACAACGGTACCTTAACAGTTCAACAAGCCTCTGTCTATGATAGAGGGACTTACCTTTGTAATTCTGCCAATGAACACGGGTCCTCGTCCATGACAGTTGCAGTGATTGTGATTGCATATCCGCCACGCATCACCGCTGGACCCTCAGCAGTCACTTATGGGAGACCAGGAATTGCAATCAAGCTTGACTGTATGGCGATTGGGATCCCAAAGCCAGAGGTGCTTTGGGAGATGCCTGATAAATTCCAGCTCAAATCAGGCCCCCAAGTGCGACTTTACGGGAACAGGTATATCCACCCACAAGGTGCTCTGGTCATCCAGAACCCATCAAGCAGAGACAGTGGTTTCTACAAGTGCACCGCCAAAAACCTGATTGGAAGTGATAGCAAAGCAACCTACGTATATGTGTTTTGA